The DNA segment GATCATGGAAAACATCGACATCAAAAACGAAAAAATATTCTTCACCAGAAACAGGCTCGCAGATCGTTGAATATTATTGACAACTCTGCGGCCTTCCGCAACCACAGATGGCATACAGGAAAAGTTTGAATCTAACAGAACGAGTTGAGATACCTGCGCCGCAGCATCACTTCCGGATGCCATAGCCACTGAGCAGTCGGCTTCTTTTAAGGCCAGTACATCGTTGACACCATCACCGGTCATAGCTACCGTTTTCCCCTCGGATTTTAAAGCCCGTACCAGTTCCCTTTTCTGATCAGGAGTGACACGTCCAAAGACCGTGTATTTTGATACAGCATCCTGAATATCCGATTTTTCATTTAAGGTGGATGCATCCACATAATTTTCTGCGTTTGCAATATTGGCTTGTTTTGCGATCTCTGAAACAGCAACGGGATTATCACCTGAGATTACCTTTATGTCCACGCCCTGCTCTGAAAAGTACTGAAATGTTTCCGGTGCGTCTTCGCGGATCGGGTTGGTGAGCGTGATCATCCCCAGCGGATTGAATTCTCCGTGCAATTCTCCGCTGTCTGGGACACCGTCAAAAGACCCGAAAACAAGTACACGGCGGCCTTTTGCCGCCTCAGCTTCAATTTCATCACGGTAAGTGTTATAATCTTCTTTCAGTACGAATTCAGGAGCCCCGAGTACGTAGCATACATCTGAGAATGTGGCACTGCTGTATTTGAAAGCAGAAGAAAAAGAAGTAATACATTCGGCTTTTCTTCCGCTTGCAGCAGTAAAGTAACTCTTTATTGCTTCCATGGTGATGTTATCAGGAGGCATGGCTGCTGCAAAGTCACTGAGCATTTCCATCAATGAGGGCATGTGATCACAGTCAAATCCTCCGAGAGGAATGACGTCACATACCTGCATACAGTTGTCGGTGATTGTTCCAGTTTTATCGACGCAAAGAACATCTACACGGGCGAGAGTCTCAATACATTTCATGTCGTGAACCAGGACCTTTTTCCCTGCGAGCCTCATGACGCTTACTGCAAGAGCCACACTTGCCAGCAGATAAAGGCCCTCAGGTATCATGCCTATAATTGCTGCCATTGTAGATGTTACACTTGTTCGAAGCGGAGCATGCGACAGAAAAAACTGTTGGTAGAAGAGTAAAAAACCAATGGGAATAATGATGATTCCGACAGCCTCGACTAATCGATTCAAAGAACGAATCATTTCTGACTGTTCACCGTCTTTTGAGATTTTAGCCTCTAGAGTAAGTTTGGATATATAAGAATCAGCTCCAACCTTATCCAGCTTGGCACGACATGTACCTGAAACGATGAAACTGCCGGACATCAGGGTATCTCCGTTTCTTTTTGTGATTTCGTCGGCTTCTCCGGTGAGAAGGGATTCATTTACGGAAACTTCTCCGTCTAGAACGATAGCATCCGCGCAGATTTGGTTTCCTGCGGAAAATATCACAATATCATCTAGGACAAGCATTTCCGCCGGGATTTCCTGTTCTTCGCCATCGCGTACTACTTTGGCTTTCGGAGCATTCAACACAGATAATTTATCCAATGTATTCTTTGCACGGATTTCTTGAATGATCCCAATCAGTGTGTTTGCGATGATAATCGGCAGAAAAGTGAGGTTTTTAAATGAACCCACAATCATCAAAAGAACAGCAATGATGGCAAATATCAAGTTGAAATAAGTAAAGACATTGCTTTTTATAATTTCTGATGTTGTTTTGGAGGGAGGCTCTATGGCCTCATTCGTCCATCCATTTCTCATGTATTCATCCGCCAACTGGGATGAAAGTCCTTCATTTGCATTAACTGCATGGCGGGTAATGGGAATCCTTCCGGTGGTTTTTTTGGGGAATTCCCCTGTTTTTTGTATGTCTTTTTTCATGTAAGCAGACACTCCTCATGTGTTTTGTCATCTTATCTGGTGGATATCTCTAATATCGGGTTCTATGTTCAGAGAATAGTTTGTATAATACACTACGAAACCGGGTTTTGAACCATTTGGTTTTCGAAGATTCTTTTTTTGCGTATAGTCAACTTCTACTTTTGGTGCATTTTTACCGCTGGAGTAGTAACCAGCCAGTCTGCCGGCTTCCTCAAAAGTTCGATCAGGCATCTTCCCATCCGGTTTGCATTTTACGATGACATGGGAGCCAGGTCGTCCCTTAGCGTGAAACCACCAGTCATTTCCAGTGGCAAATTTGAAAGATAACTCATCATTTTGCAGATTGTTTTTGCCGACATAGATATCGAAACCATCAAAAGAAACGTAGTGGAATGGTTCAGAAGTGATTCTGACCCGTTTCTTGTTCGAGCGTTTTCTCCGGATATAGCCACTTGAGATTAATTCCTCTTTGATCTGAATCAGGTCTTCTTCGTCCAGTGCAATATCGAGAGAATGACATACAGATTCAAGATGTTCAATTTCTTCTCTTGTGTCTTTTAACTGTGTCGTCAGAGCCTCCTGTGTTCTTTTGAGTTTGTTATAGCGTTCAAAATAGTGGTTGGCATTCTCCTTGGCAGTTTTTGTCTGATCAAGGGGAATCGTAATCATTTCGTCCGTATAATAATTCAGGGCATCTAAGGATTTGGCACCTGGATTTATTCCATAGCCGTAAGTATTCAGAAGTTCTCCATAAATTCGGTATTTATCCTTTTTTTCAGTATCTTTCATCTGCTTTTCCTGAATGTTTAATTTCTTTATATTGCGCTCCAGAATGGTGGAGACTACCTTTCTCAGTTCAGAGGACTTCTGATGGATACGGCTGAGACGGTTTTTCGTCTCATAATACTGTTCAAGAACCCGGCTAATACTGTCATAGTTTTGGCACTCATAATTCTGATATTGAGTTAGAGAAAGTGCAGAAAATTCAAGTGGCTCATGTCCCTTATATATGATGTTTGGGGTAAAATCACTACTCATAACATCGTTCATCATAAGCTTGAATGTGCGAAACAGATGCAGCTTATCTGTGAGATTCATGGACATTGGAGGACGTCCTCCGTCGATTCCGGCACGGAAGCATATCTCTTCACTCATGAGAGGACTCAAACCAGTCAGAGAAGAGTAGATCGCCTTCGAAGTTTCCATAGGTTTTTCCAGAACAAAACCCATGAATTCTTCTTCTTGAATTATATGAGGATCTTTTTTTGTCATCGTCTGCGGTATAAAGTACGGTCTTCCGGGAAGAACTTCTCTGACCGAGCTCATATTGGCAGAGATATGCTTAATACTGTCTATAATGATATTGTCCTCATTACAGAAAATAATATTACTGTGTTTCCCCATTATTTCAATGATTAATTTTTTTTGACTAAGATCACCAAGTTCGTCCAGATGTTCAATATGAAAAACTAGTACCCGCTCAAGTGACGGCTGAGTAACAGATACTATTTTACCGCTGCCGATATGCTTTCTTAACAGCATGCAGAAGTTAGGTGCTGTCAAAGGACTTGTCTTGTTATGATCTGTGAGATAAACAAGAGGCAGGGAAGCGTTTGCTGAAAGCAGAAGTCTGTATTGTGTGCGGTTGTTCTTAACTGTGATTATCAGTTCGTCTGCCTCCGGCTGTGTGATTTTGTTGATTTTTCCGCCTGTGATTTTATTTTCTAATTCAGCGGCAAGAGCCGCAATTGTGATTCCATCAAATGCCATAATTGCTCCATTCTCATGTTTGTGCGGGTTTCAAAGTCATGCTTATTCATGCCAGCATGAAACACATGACTTTTCTGTTCTTGTGTGATACCACGGATTGTTACGCACTTTGTGCTCCCACAATCCTGCAAACATTCGAATTCCGCCCTGTCAGGCTCCATTCTCATGTTTGTGCGGGTTTCAAAGTCATGCTTATTCATGCCAGCATGAAACATATGACTTTTCTACCCTTGGTATCATTTTATTCTACTTAATAATGGGGGTGGTGTCAACATGCGATAGAGAAAACATTTGACGTGCCAGGGGCAATCAAGTATAATGAATTAGAATGTACAAAAAGACAGGTGTAATTGGTGATTGCAGGCAGGAGGAATTTATGGTTAACAGTATGACTGGCTTTGGACGGTCGGAAATTCAGTTTTCGGATATAAGGTTTACGGTGGAGATGAAATCGGTAAATCACAGATATCTGGACTTTAATATTAAGCTGCCCAAGAAGCTTAGTTCTTTTGAAAATGCAATACGGAATACACTGAAGGAATATGTTCAGCGTGGCAAGGTGGACGTCTTCATTACGTATGAAGATTTTACTCAGTCGAATATTTCTCTGAAATACAACAAAGAGCTGGCATCGCAGTATCTGAATTGTGCGCACAAGATACAGGAGGATTTCGATCTGAAGAATGATATAACTGTATCAAAACTGGCGGGATTTCCTGAGGTGCTCGTGATGGAGGAGACACCAGTTGATGAGGAAAGGCTCTGGTCTGTTTTGGAGAGGGCACTTAAGGAGGCGGGAGAGCAGTTTCAAAGACAAAGAAACCGCGAAGGTGAGAATCTCAAAGATAATTTGCTTGATAAATTGAACCAAATGCTTGTAGATATTCGAGAGGTTGAGATACGTTCTCCACAGATTATAGAGGAGTATAAGTCAAAACTTGAGCAGAAAACGAGGGAATTGTTGGAGGATACTTCAGTTGAGGACAGCAGAATCGCCGCGGAGGTGATTCTTTTTGCCGATAAGATTTGTACGGATGAGGAAACAGTACGACTGCGCAGTCATATCGAGAATATGATGTCAGTATTAAAACAAGGCGGCACGGTCGGAAGAAAGCTGGACTTTATCGCACAAGAGATGAATCGCGAGGCAAACACCATTCTTTCAAAAGCAAATGATCTTAAGACCTCCAACATTGCGATTGAACTGAAGACGGAGATTGAAAAGACCCGTGAACAGATTCAAAATATTGAATGATACCAGAAAGTGACATTAGATCTATAGTATCATAGAGTACCACATGCGAAACAGTCGTGGTATCAATAAAAAAAGAATAAGGTGAGAAACATTGGTAAAACTTGTAAATATAGGCTTTGGGAATGTTGTGAATTCCGATAAGATCGTGGCGGTGGTAAGTCCGGAGGCTGCCCCGATTAAGCGAATGGTGTCCCATGCAAAAGAAGATGGAAGTGTGATTGATGCTACACAGGGAAGAAGAACAAAATCAGTGATTGTGACCAGTGAGAATTTGATTATCTTATCTGCTCTTCAGGCCGATACAATTAGCAGACGTTTTAACCATGATATGACTGCACCGGAGGAGAAGGCTGAAACAGATGAGTAAGAAAGGGATTTTAGTAGTGATTTCTGGTTTCTCGGGAGCCGGAAAAGGAACTGTTATGAAAGGTCTTATGGAGAGGTACCCGGATTACGCACTTTCCATATCTGCGACAACGCGAAGTCCGAGAAAGGGCGAACAAGAGGGAATACATTATTTTTTCAAGACAGAGCCTGAATTTGAGCAGATGATTGAAAATCGTGAATTTATAGAGTATGCCAGATATGTGGATCACTTTTATGGCACTCCAAAAAGATATGTTGAGGAACAGCTGGAAACTGGCAAAGATGTGATTCTGGAGATTGAACTTCAAGGTGCTCTCGAAGTGAAGAGAAAACATCCGGAAACGTTATTGCTATTTGTGACACCGCCGGATGCAAAGGAACTGGTGAAGAGACTAAAGGGTAGGGGAACAGAAAGTGATGAGCAGATCCGACATCGTCTTGCCAGAGCAGTCGAAGAATCGAAATGTATGGAACAGTATGATTACATTGTAGTCAATGATGATATCGATACCTGTGTCACACATATTCATGAGATGATACAAGTTCAGCATGACGCCAGCATCCATCAAAAGGAGTTTATATCCGGGATCCGAGAAGAATTAAAGGAGGAATTTTAGCGTGATACATCCATCATATAAAGAATTAATAGAAGTTATCAATAAAGGGCAGGACATCGATGAGGCACCGCTGGTGACATCCAGATATTCAATTGTTCTGGCTGCAAGTAAGCGCGCAAGACAGATTATATCCGGTGCGGAACCATATGTAGAAGGCGAGATTGAGAAACCTTTATCTATTGCTGTAAAAGAGCTCTATGAGGGAGATATTCATATTCTAAAGGATGAAGATGGGATGGAGGACTCGATGAGAAGCGATGAAATCCAGCAGGAAAAGGACAGACAGGATGAGGAAACAATCTGAATTTGGTCTTGATATCTGATGTAAATTGGGCTGTTACAGAATTATATAAAGCTGTAACAGCCGTTCTCATCAGAAAAAGTAGTTTAGGGAGTTTATATGAAGATACTTTTTATTTCACTGGGATGTGATAAAAACCTAGTGGATTCAGAACATATGCTTGGACTTTTGACCAGGCATGGGTATACAATAACAGATAGTGAGGAAAATGCGGATATCATAGTCGTCAATACCTGCTGTTTTATTCAGCAGGCAAAAGAGGAAAGTATTCAGAATATTTTGGAAATGGCTGAGTATAAGATTCATGGTGTCCTCAAGGCACTGATTGTAACAGGGTGTATGGCTGAGAGGTACAAAAAAGAGATTTATCAGGAATTACCAGAGGTTGATGCGGTGCTGGGGACGAATAGTTATGATATGATAGTCCCTGCCATAGATGAGGTACTGAGTAAAAAAGGGTATGAGAATTTTTATTCAGACGATGAGATACCTGCTGCCGGGGACAGACGTTTAATTACGACAGGTGGGAGCTATGAATATCTGAAGATTGCAGAAGGCTGTGATAAGCACTGCACATATTGTATTATTCCGTCGCTGCGTGGTCATTATCGCAGTGTCTCCATGGAACAGTTGGTATCTGAGGCGAAAGAACTGGCCGATTCTGGTGTAAAGGAGTTAATTTTAGTTGCTCAGGAGACGACTCTTTACGGTGTGGATCTTTATGGTGCGAAGAGCCTACATGTTCTATTAAAAGAGTTGTGTAAGATTCCCCAGATTCGCTGGATTCGGGTTCTCTACTGCTATCCGGAAGAAATCTACCCGGAACTTATACAGACTATGAAGGAAGAAGCCAAGATTTGTCACTATCTTGATCTGCCAATTCAGCATGCAAACGATGAAATTTTAAGGCGTATGGGTCGAAAGACCACGAAAAAAGAGATCGTCCAAATTGTCTCAAATCTGAGAAAAGAGATACCGGACGTTGCCCTTCGTACAACTCTGATCACGGGATTTCCCGGAGAAACACAGGAACACCATGAGGAACTCATGGAATTTGTACGTGAGATGCATTTTGATCGTCTGGGAGTTTTTACATATTCACAGGAAGAAGGTACTCCCGCCGCCTTGATGGATAACCAGATGGATGAGGAGGTAAAGAAAGATCGCCAGGCAGATCTTATGGAGCTACAGCAGAGTATTTCTGAAGAAAACGGAAAGAAACGGGCAGGGCAGACTGTGTGGGCCATGATTGAGGGAAAAGTGGCAGATGAGAATGCTTACATTGCCCGAACATATGCCGATGCTCCTGATGTTGATGGATATTTGTTTTTGAATACTTCCAGACAGCTTGTCACGGGAGACTTTGTAAAGGCGAAAGTTACCGGTTCACTGGAATATGATTTGATAGGAGAGTTAGAGGAAGATGAATACACCGAATAAGCTGACAATACTTCGAATTATCATGATACCATTCTTTGTGCTGTTTATGCTGGTTCCGATTGGCGGAATTGCTCATAAATGGATTGCACTTGCGATCTTTATTATAGCGAGTCTCACAGACACTCTGGACGGATATCTGGCCAGAAAAAATAATCTCATAACGGATTTTGGAAAGTTCATGGACCCTCTGGCAGATAAACTGTTGGTATGTGCGGCCATGATCTGTCTGATTGATCTGGGAAAACTTCCATCATGGGTTGTCATAATCATTATTTCCCGTGAATTCATCATCAGCGGATCTCGATTGGTGGCGTCTGATAACGGTATCGTAATCGCTGCAAGCTGGTGGGGAAAAGCAAAAACCGTAAGTCAGATGCTTATGGTAATTGTCCTCATAGCGGATCTTGGCGGGGTCTTTCATGCGATTGAGATCATTTTGATTGTGGTGGCTACTGTGCTCACCGTGATTTCTTTAATTGACTATCTTCTGAAAAACAAACAAGTATTATCCATGCAGGATTAATTCTCATATAAGAGAGGCGAAAAAATATGACAGTAGAAATTATATCCGTTGGAACTGAAATTTTGCTGGGAAATATTGTGAACACGAATGCCGCATACCTGTCGAGACAGTGTGCTGCTCTCGGGCTTTCCTGTTATTATCAGGTTGTTGTCGGGGACAATGAGGCGCGCATGGCAGAGACTATGAAGACGGCCATTGACCGATCAGATGTTGTGATCTGCTCAGGGGGTCTAGGACCCACAGAGGACGATATGACAAAAGAAGTCGCATGCAGCGTTATGGGGGAAAGGCTTGTGGAAGATGCCGAAACACATCGCCTGATCGAAATGTATATGGGGCGTTTCGTACGATCCCATCGCGGATACCAGATTACCGAGAATAATTGGAAGCAGGCTATGGTGCCGGAACACGGAATTGTGCTAAAGAATGACAATGGCACGGCACCGGGTCTTATCATAGATAAAAATCAGAAAATTATCGTTCTGCTTCCTGGTCCGCCATCGGAGATGAAACCGCTGTTCGATCAGCAGGTGTTTCCTTATCTGCAGAGAAAACAGTCGGAAGTTATATATTCTACAACTCTGAAAATTGTTGGAAGCGGCGAAAGCTATGTGGAAATGTCCATTCGTGATCTGATTGACACACAGACAAATCCGACAATTGCTACCTATGCAAAAACCGGAGAGGTACATCTTAGACTGACGGCAAAGGCGGAAAATGAAAAAAAAGCCAAAGAACTCATAACACCAGTAAGGCTTGAGCTGGAAAAAAGATTCGAAACCCAGATTTATACAGAAGATGAAGAGGAGACGCTTGAGATGGCGCTTGTCAGACTTCTTTACGATCATAATCTGACTGTTACGACGGCAGAGTCTTGTACAGGAGGAGCAATTGCCGCGAGAATTGTAAATGTTTCCGGTGCTTCCAGTGTGTTTAGACAGGGATATATCACCTATGCGAATGAAGCAAAGCAAAATATGATCGGTGTAAAAGGTGAAACACTGACCAGATATGGAGCTGTCAGTGAACAGACAGCACGTGAAATGTCAGAAGGTGCTGCATGTACTGCAGGTTGTGATTGTGCTCTTTCGGTAACAGGCATTGCAGGGCCAACAGGCGGCACAAAAGAAAAACCTGTGGGCCTTGTCTATATAGGTTGTACCTGCAGGGGAAAAACAAGTGTAAAGGAACTGCACTTTTCCGGAAATCGAGGGAAAATTCGAGAGCAGACTGTTGTCACGGCGCTGGCATTTTTAAGAGAGTGTATTCTGAATTCTCTGTAACAGTCTATTCGAATTCCCTTCTGTCGGACTGTATTCTCGTGTTTGTTTGGATTTCAAAGTGTATACTTTATTCATGCAGGCATGAAAGGCATACACTTTTCGACCCTGATATTATCATTTTTTCATCATTCGCATAACATTTATCATCTGATCAATTTTAGCAGCTTCTTCCGGGGAGCTGCTTTCTTTAATGACATCGAAGATTACGGACATTTCTTCGGGAGTGAATTGCACTCCTTTCTTCTTCGAACTGTTGGCGACAGCCATCAGAAAAGGTAACATCTCACTTTGTGATTTCTGTCCTCCCTGGCTTGCTAAAGCCTGAAGCATCGCAAGCTTTGAACTGTCGATGCCGGAAAGTTTCGGATTATTTGTCCAGTCGCTCATAATTCATATCCTGCCTTTCTTATATTTTGATGTTTGAATCTCAAAGTTATGCCTTATGCCTCCGAAGGATTATTGTCTGTTTTTTCTTCTTTGGGATGATTGATTAGTGAATCTATGAGATCATCTACCTCTTGTTCCTGTTGTTTTATATCAGATTCATTTACCGGCGGAGGATTTATGGGTTTGTCACTGTTTTCCTCAGTGCTTTTTTCATCGTCTTCTTCATCAGATCCATGAAACATATTTTTAAACCCCATGTTTGACATATCCATATTAGAAAAGTCCATATTAGAAAAGTCCATATTAGAAAAATCCATGTTAGAAAAGTCCATATCCTGAAAACTCTGGAACATTTCAAACATTGTCATTGCCTGCGAGATTTTGTCGAATATTTCTTTCATGGTTCCACTTGTATAGCGGCCGATATCTGAAAGCATATCTGTTAAGGAAAAATCTGGTCCTTCTTTCGACATCATCTGTATGGAGGACTTTTTTCTTGTGAGGGAAATAACGGTTTCAAGTTCTTTCATCTTAACAAGAACCGAAAGAAAACCCTGTATTTTCGCGGGAGCATAGGGAATAGATGCTTTCAGAAGCTGCAGAGTATCGTCACTGATTGTCTGGTCGAAAGGTGTCATTTTCTGTTCTTGTGGTTCGTCCATATCACGCATCCCTCACTGGTTTTCAGTCTATCATATGAGAATAGGACGGTAAGTATGTATGATACAAAGCTCCCAAACTTATGATTTTCCATGCAGGCGCGAAACACATAACCTTTTGACTTTGGCATCATAATATAATTATATAAAGAAAAAAAGGATTATTTGCTCATGAAAGAACAAAAAACAAGACTTATTGTCGATCATAATGCAATTTATGAAATAGATTTGGAGTGTATGAGAAAGAAAGAGGAGAAGAAAAGGAAGAAAGAGAATAGACAAAAGATGAATAAAAAGCAAGGATTTAATAAATAAAAAACAAGGCCGCCTAAGCCTTTTGGCAGGCGGCCTTTTGTGGGCTCAGAAAAAGTAGTTAGCAGCCCCATCCACCACAGCAGCACAGAAGAAGGATGATCCACAGGCAGCTATCATTTCCGAAGCCATTGCCGCCGCATCCGCCGCCGCATCCATTGTTTCCGCCGAAACCGCCGCAGCAGCACAGAAGAATGATGATCCACAGGCAGTTATTGCCGCCAAATCCCGATGCATTGCCATATCTGTTGTCGCAGCCACAATCCGTGTCACATCCACAACCAGTAGCACTTAAATCACTCATGTTAAATCCTCCAGAGAAACTTTTATTTACACTTTAGGTTATGTAGATGGTGAACTTATGGTTACAAAAAGTTTGAAAAATTTCTTGATCTTTTATAAAAAACAGGTTTATAATGTTTTTTTATGATAGTAGGAACATTTTTTGAACTGAAGGCAAGCTGATAATAGGATTAGGAGAAAACCATGAGTGTAAAGTATGTATTTGTGACAGGAGGCGTGGTATCCGGACTGGGAAAAGGGATAACCGCAGCTTCTCTTGGAAGATTATTAAAAGCCAGAGGATACCAGGTGACTATGCAGAAATTTGATCCCTATATCAACATTGATCCGGGAACGATGAATCCGATCCAGCACGGAGAGGTTTTTGTGACCGATGACGGTACAGAGACAGACCTTGACTTGGGGCATTATGAGCGCTTTATCGATGAAAGTCTGGATAAAAACTCTAATGTGACAACCGGAAAAATATACTGGAGTGTTCTTCAAAAGGAACGCAGAGGGGATTACGGCGGCGGGACTGTTCAGGTAATTCCTCATATTACGAATGAGATTAAGAGTCGATTTTACCGTGGCAGGGATGTGGATGAAGACCGCATAGCAATTATAGAAGTAGGAGGAACGGTCGGCGATATAGAAAGTCAGCCATTTTTGGAGGCAATCCGTCAGTTTCAACATGATGTGGGCAAAGAAAATGCAATCATGATTCATGTGACGCTGATTCCGTATCTTAAAGCATCCGGTGAAATGAAGACGAAACCAACGCAGGCCAGTGTGAAAGAGCTGCAGGCACTTGGAATTCGCCCGGACATTTTGGTATGTCGCTCAGAATATCCGCTGACACAGGAACTAAAAGATAAGATTGCGCTATTTTGTAATGTTATGAGTGAACATGTTCTGCAGAATCTGGATCTAGATTACCTCTATGAAGTTCCGCTGGCGATGGAAAAAGAAAATCTTGCTCAGGTTGTTCTGGAATGCCTGAATCTGCCATGCCCAAGGCCTGATCTTTCAGATTGGTGTCAGATGGTAGATGCATTGCGTCATCCGGACAAAGAGGTAACTATAGCGTTAGTTGGAAAATATGTTCAGCTGCATGATGCATATTTGTCAGTTGCAGAAGCTCTGAAACATGGAGGGATTGCTTCCCGTGCCAATGTGAATATTAATTGGGTAGATTCGGAACATCTGGATGATGAAAACGTCTCACAAGTACTCAAGGATACCGATGGAATTCTGGTGCCCGGCGGATTTGGGGATCGTGGAATTGAGGGGAAAATTGTAGCAGTCAAGTATGCCAGAACACAGAAGATTCCATTTCTGGGTATTTGTCTGGGTATGCAGCTTTCAATTGTTGAATTCGCCAGAGATGTATTGGGATATCATGATGCTCATAGTATAGAACTCAATCCTGACACCATGCATCCGGTGATCTCTCTTATGCCGGAGCAAAATGGTGTTGTAGATCTCGGTGGAACTCTAAGACTGGGCGCATATCCGTGTGTGTTAAAAGAAGGTACAAAGGCTTACGAACTGTATCAGACTAGGGAAATACAGGAGAGACACAGACATAGATACGAAGTGAATAATGATTATAGAAGATCGCTGGAAGAAAATGGGATGGTCTTATCCGGTCTGTCTCCGGATGGCAGAATTGTTGAGATGATGGAACTTACCGATCACCCATTTTTTGTAGGAACACAGGGCCATCCCGAGCTGAAAAGCCGACCAAACAGACCACACCCGCTCTTTAAAGGATTTATCGAGGCAGCTGTTTTACATCACAAAGAATAAAAAAAATCTTTACAAGACTTCTGCTTTGGTATATGATAATAAAAATGTTTTTAATGATATTTTTGGATTGTCTCACACAATAGTGATGCCGCAATCCAAAGTATCAAGACATCAACCACAGAAAGAAGGTTAATCTATGACACATAGCTCTATATGTGCAAAGGACCCGAAACTGCCCGGTTTATATAATCCAAAGTTTGAACATGATAACTGCGGAATTGGTGCAGTTGTGAATATTAAAGGGCGTGCAACTCATGAGACAGTTGAAAATGCTTTAAAAATAGTTGAAAATCTGGAACACAGAGCCGGCAAGGACGCCGAGGGAAAAACAGGTGATGGAGTAGGAATTTTGCTGCAGATCTCGCACAAATTCTTTACGAAAACCTGTAGGACCCTCGGCATTTTTTTGGGAAAAGAGCGGGAATATGGCGTGGGAATGTTCTTTCTTCCCGAGCAGGAGCCAAAAAGGAATCAGGCGAAAAAGATGTTTGAGATTATTCTGAAAAAGGAAGGCCTGGAACTTTTAGGATGGCGAAAAGTACCGATTGTACCCGATGTACTGGGATCAAAAGCCAGAGACTGTATGCCTTATA comes from the Blautia liquoris genome and includes:
- a CDS encoding pentapeptide repeat-containing protein, yielding MDEPQEQKMTPFDQTISDDTLQLLKASIPYAPAKIQGFLSVLVKMKELETVISLTRKKSSIQMMSKEGPDFSLTDMLSDIGRYTSGTMKEIFDKISQAMTMFEMFQSFQDMDFSNMDFSNMDFSNMDFSNMDMSNMGFKNMFHGSDEEDDEKSTEENSDKPINPPPVNESDIKQQEQEVDDLIDSLINHPKEEKTDNNPSEA
- the pgsA gene encoding CDP-diacylglycerol--glycerol-3-phosphate 3-phosphatidyltransferase translates to MNTPNKLTILRIIMIPFFVLFMLVPIGGIAHKWIALAIFIIASLTDTLDGYLARKNNLITDFGKFMDPLADKLLVCAAMICLIDLGKLPSWVVIIIISREFIISGSRLVASDNGIVIAASWWGKAKTVSQMLMVIVLIADLGGVFHAIEIILIVVATVLTVISLIDYLLKNKQVLSMQD
- a CDS encoding competence/damage-inducible protein A — its product is MTVEIISVGTEILLGNIVNTNAAYLSRQCAALGLSCYYQVVVGDNEARMAETMKTAIDRSDVVICSGGLGPTEDDMTKEVACSVMGERLVEDAETHRLIEMYMGRFVRSHRGYQITENNWKQAMVPEHGIVLKNDNGTAPGLIIDKNQKIIVLLPGPPSEMKPLFDQQVFPYLQRKQSEVIYSTTLKIVGSGESYVEMSIRDLIDTQTNPTIATYAKTGEVHLRLTAKAENEKKAKELITPVRLELEKRFETQIYTEDEEETLEMALVRLLYDHNLTVTTAESCTGGAIAARIVNVSGASSVFRQGYITYANEAKQNMIGVKGETLTRYGAVSEQTAREMSEGAACTAGCDCALSVTGIAGPTGGTKEKPVGLVYIGCTCRGKTSVKELHFSGNRGKIREQTVVTALAFLRECILNSL
- the rimO gene encoding 30S ribosomal protein S12 methylthiotransferase RimO produces the protein MKILFISLGCDKNLVDSEHMLGLLTRHGYTITDSEENADIIVVNTCCFIQQAKEESIQNILEMAEYKIHGVLKALIVTGCMAERYKKEIYQELPEVDAVLGTNSYDMIVPAIDEVLSKKGYENFYSDDEIPAAGDRRLITTGGSYEYLKIAEGCDKHCTYCIIPSLRGHYRSVSMEQLVSEAKELADSGVKELILVAQETTLYGVDLYGAKSLHVLLKELCKIPQIRWIRVLYCYPEEIYPELIQTMKEEAKICHYLDLPIQHANDEILRRMGRKTTKKEIVQIVSNLRKEIPDVALRTTLITGFPGETQEHHEELMEFVREMHFDRLGVFTYSQEEGTPAALMDNQMDEEVKKDRQADLMELQQSISEENGKKRAGQTVWAMIEGKVADENAYIARTYADAPDVDGYLFLNTSRQLVTGDFVKAKVTGSLEYDLIGELEEDEYTE
- a CDS encoding chorion class high-cysteine HCB protein 13, with translation MSDLSATGCGCDTDCGCDNRYGNASGFGGNNCLWIIILLCCCGGFGGNNGCGGGCGGNGFGNDSCLWIILLLCCCGGWGC
- a CDS encoding CTP synthase gives rise to the protein MSVKYVFVTGGVVSGLGKGITAASLGRLLKARGYQVTMQKFDPYINIDPGTMNPIQHGEVFVTDDGTETDLDLGHYERFIDESLDKNSNVTTGKIYWSVLQKERRGDYGGGTVQVIPHITNEIKSRFYRGRDVDEDRIAIIEVGGTVGDIESQPFLEAIRQFQHDVGKENAIMIHVTLIPYLKASGEMKTKPTQASVKELQALGIRPDILVCRSEYPLTQELKDKIALFCNVMSEHVLQNLDLDYLYEVPLAMEKENLAQVVLECLNLPCPRPDLSDWCQMVDALRHPDKEVTIALVGKYVQLHDAYLSVAEALKHGGIASRANVNINWVDSEHLDDENVSQVLKDTDGILVPGGFGDRGIEGKIVAVKYARTQKIPFLGICLGMQLSIVEFARDVLGYHDAHSIELNPDTMHPVISLMPEQNGVVDLGGTLRLGAYPCVLKEGTKAYELYQTREIQERHRHRYEVNNDYRRSLEENGMVLSGLSPDGRIVEMMELTDHPFFVGTQGHPELKSRPNRPHPLFKGFIEAAVLHHKE